One genomic region from Rickettsiales bacterium encodes:
- a CDS encoding AsmA-like C-terminal region-containing protein — protein sequence MAKTLAKVTLGSIIVAVFFIIISLILAPFVVRQEQVKSFITKNVELPEGYKLKIASDINFGIFPYSFVEFAKAEITKQDGSTQTIEDFLLGFTFNDLLSKGIDFDFNAKLSGKTYQGNLKIEDFKNFRSNRKSNIILTLSSPIPASLKGFIEFNDNSKKLSNFTFVHSETTARGEVEISNLKNGNAVKGNVVINTANLDELRRLIDFENFADTQKKLAGKAVINSQFETSGNNDMEYKKNLKAQGDFNVTSAEIYGFDINEFLANPLNYKNQKDYSKKTIIDSITGVYNILDGVAGITSVNAYNQTTKLIANGNYNLLTKQIDMMSDISTNIAGQNISLPVRLEGDVNKPKVIPNVSEGLKRNLPDIINNPKLQEVINSEEGQKIINKVNKALDDAGGVDGLLQMLGGEGK from the coding sequence ATGGCTAAAACTTTGGCAAAAGTTACACTAGGTAGCATTATTGTTGCTGTATTTTTTATAATAATTTCCTTAATACTTGCACCTTTTGTTGTTAGGCAAGAGCAAGTAAAATCTTTTATCACCAAGAATGTTGAATTGCCAGAAGGCTATAAGCTTAAAATCGCATCTGACATAAATTTTGGGATTTTTCCTTATTCATTTGTTGAGTTTGCTAAGGCTGAAATTACCAAGCAAGATGGTTCAACGCAAACAATTGAAGATTTTCTGCTAGGATTCACCTTCAATGATTTACTTTCTAAAGGAATTGATTTTGATTTTAACGCAAAATTATCAGGAAAAACCTATCAAGGTAATCTTAAAATTGAGGATTTCAAAAATTTTAGAAGCAATAGAAAATCTAATATTATTCTAACTCTTTCATCGCCAATTCCTGCGTCTCTCAAAGGGTTTATAGAGTTTAATGACAATTCTAAAAAATTATCAAATTTTACTTTTGTTCATAGTGAAACTACTGCTAGGGGTGAAGTTGAAATTTCAAACCTTAAAAATGGCAATGCAGTTAAGGGAAATGTGGTTATCAATACAGCAAATCTTGATGAACTAAGAAGGCTTATTGATTTTGAAAATTTTGCGGATACACAAAAGAAGCTTGCTGGCAAAGCGGTAATCAATTCTCAATTTGAAACATCTGGAAATAACGACATGGAATATAAGAAAAACCTCAAAGCACAAGGGGATTTCAATGTTACCAGTGCAGAAATTTATGGCTTTGATATAAATGAATTTCTTGCAAATCCGCTAAATTATAAAAACCAAAAAGATTACTCAAAGAAAACTATTATTGATAGTATAACTGGGGTTTATAATATTCTTGATGGGGTTGCGGGCATTACTTCAGTTAATGCGTATAATCAAACTACAAAACTAATTGCAAACGGAAATTATAATCTGCTAACGAAGCAAATTGATATGATGAGTGATATTTCAACTAATATTGCAGGGCAGAATATAAGCTTACCAGTTCGTTTGGAAGGTGATGTTAATAAACCAAAAGTTATTCCAAATGTGTCTGAGGGGCTTAAGAGAAACCTTCCAGACATTATAAACAACCCAAAACTACAAGAAGTTATAAATAGTGAAGAAGGTCAGAAAATAATAAATAAAGTTAATAAAGCCCTTGATGATGCTGGTGGCGTTGATGGTTTACTGCAAATGCTTGGCGGCGAAGGGAAGTAA